The following coding sequences lie in one Alloacidobacterium dinghuense genomic window:
- a CDS encoding tetratricopeptide repeat protein, with the protein MLHGRWIVVFVVSMSFVARGQQSQSSVASIESLIRAQQYSAALDATRSALHEDPRNYRLWTVEGIVLSIQGQRPAALTAFDRALSFSPTYPAALKGKAEILYQTQDKRAIPVLKEILSADPRDETAHEMLAVLETKQGDCDIANQHFLASTDAMKDHPGSLEAYGYCLVQTKQPEKAVPVFEQLMALHPESTDTKYDLAVAQVEAGRYSDAVKVLEPFLQADSPDSDLLSLASEAYEGLGNTPKAVELLRQAIVLSPTAASYYVSFATLCLDHESFQVGIDMLDAGLKRISDDPSLYIARGLLYAQLAQYDQAEADFRKAEQLDSAQSLSAYGIDLAEIAKNNLDQALLEVRSQLKAHPESPQLHFMLAKLLFEQRTATDNVVSDEAIKAAEEALKLKPDMVGARDLLADIYIRSGQYNLAIEQSRASLRYFPSDQSAMYHLIIALRHSGPEGQREVQQWVKQLSDLKQTSRQKEMEQKHFKLVEVDSPPAK; encoded by the coding sequence ATGCTTCATGGCAGATGGATCGTGGTCTTCGTAGTATCTATGTCTTTTGTTGCCCGAGGGCAACAGAGTCAGTCATCCGTTGCGTCAATCGAATCTTTAATTCGCGCACAGCAATATAGTGCGGCCCTGGATGCTACCCGATCGGCCTTGCATGAAGATCCCAGGAATTACCGGTTGTGGACGGTGGAGGGCATCGTCCTTTCCATCCAGGGCCAGCGTCCAGCGGCGCTAACAGCCTTTGACAGGGCGCTTAGCTTTTCTCCCACGTATCCAGCAGCTCTAAAGGGCAAAGCCGAGATTCTGTATCAGACACAGGACAAGCGCGCCATCCCCGTTCTCAAGGAGATTTTGAGCGCAGATCCGAGAGATGAAACCGCGCATGAAATGCTGGCCGTGCTGGAAACAAAGCAAGGCGATTGCGATATCGCAAACCAGCATTTTCTTGCCAGCACAGACGCGATGAAAGATCACCCCGGGTCGCTTGAGGCCTACGGTTATTGCCTGGTCCAAACAAAGCAACCGGAAAAGGCGGTTCCGGTATTTGAACAACTCATGGCGCTGCACCCGGAAAGCACAGATACAAAGTATGATCTCGCGGTGGCTCAAGTAGAAGCGGGACGCTATTCGGATGCCGTCAAAGTCCTTGAGCCATTCCTTCAGGCAGATTCGCCGGACTCGGATCTTTTGAGCCTGGCATCTGAAGCGTACGAGGGGCTGGGCAATACTCCCAAGGCAGTCGAACTTCTTCGGCAGGCCATCGTGCTGAGTCCAACCGCAGCAAGCTACTATGTTTCCTTTGCCACGCTCTGCCTGGATCATGAGTCCTTTCAGGTTGGGATTGATATGCTTGACGCCGGCCTGAAACGCATCTCGGATGATCCTTCGCTATACATTGCCCGCGGCCTGCTCTATGCGCAGCTAGCTCAATACGACCAGGCTGAGGCGGACTTCAGGAAAGCGGAGCAGTTAGATTCGGCGCAGAGCCTGAGCGCATATGGAATCGACCTTGCCGAGATAGCCAAAAACAATCTCGATCAAGCGTTGTTGGAAGTGCGCTCGCAATTGAAAGCGCATCCGGAAAGCCCGCAACTGCACTTCATGCTTGCGAAATTGCTTTTCGAGCAAAGAACGGCGACGGACAATGTTGTCTCTGATGAAGCCATCAAAGCCGCCGAAGAGGCTTTGAAACTGAAACCGGACATGGTCGGAGCCAGAGACCTGCTCGCCGACATATACATCCGTTCCGGGCAATACAATCTGGCAATTGAGCAGAGCCGGGCCTCCTTGCGGTATTTTCCTTCCGACCAGAGCGCGATGTATCACTTGATCATCGCTCTTCGACATTCCGGGCCGGAGGGCCAGCGCGAGGTGCAACAGTGGGTCAAGCAACTCTCTGACTTGAAGCAAACCTCGCGACAGAAAGAAATGGAACAGAAGCACTTCAAACTTGTGGAAGTAGATTCACCACCGGCAAAGTAG